One genomic window of Garra rufa chromosome 2, GarRuf1.0, whole genome shotgun sequence includes the following:
- the LOC141325245 gene encoding V-set domain-containing T-cell activation inhibitor 1-like, producing the protein MALNLRDVSLCCMWIISVASFKVNVPERWLVALRGCPAVLGCEFTPDPDLSSLVVTWQRQEDSRVVHSFYYQQDNLDRQSPEYHNRTSLYISELGKGNASLRINPFGPKDAGRYLCQVSNAKGTGKALIELDYGALYSEPRFNIHVNSTTVTVQFETEGFPKPEVIWLGEHNQNLSYHLELHDQTEDGLYYIKSSYEAQKPVVNVTFTLKNHLLNQNLERLVFLRYVSGEDEDGNTAIIILSVLIVILTAVVVFLLFNRKIKSYL; encoded by the exons ATGGCACTGAATCTCAgagatgtttctttgtgttgcatgTGGATCATCAGTGTCG CCTCTTTTAAGGTTAATGTTCCTGAAAGGTGGTTAGTGGCACTCAGAGGTTGTCCAGCTGTACTGGGCTGTGAGTTCACACCTGATCCTGACCTGTCCAGTCTGGTGGTTACCTGGCAAAGACAGGAGGACTCACGAGTCGTCCACAGTTTCTATTATCAACAGGACAATTTGGACCGACAGAGTCCAGAATACCACAATCGGACCTCATTGTATATTTCAGAGCTTGGTAAAGGAAATGCTTCTCTAAGAATAAATCCCTTTGGACCAAAGGATGCAGGCCGGTACCTGTGTCAAGTGAGCAATGCTAAAGGGACAGGAAAAGCTCTGATAGAGCTGGACTATGGAG CCCTTTATTCAGAGCCCAGGTTCAACATTCATGTGAACTCCACTACTGTGACAGTGCAGTTTGAGACTGAGGGTTTCCCCAAACCTGAGGTGATCTGGCTGGGGGAACACAACCAGAACCTCAGCTATCACCTGGAGCTCCACGATCAGACAGAAGATGGACTTTATTACATAAAGAGCAGTTATGAGGCCCAAAAACCAGTTGTTAATGTAACATTTACACTGAAGAACCACCTCCTGAACCAGAATCTGGAGAGACTGGTGTTTCTCCGCTATG TTTCAGGTGAGGATGAAGATGGAAACACTGCAATCATTATTCTTTCAGTACTGATTGTCATTCTTACTGCTGTTGTggtttttttactatttaatagaAAAATAAAGTCCTACCTATGA